A single window of Herpetosiphonaceae bacterium DNA harbors:
- a CDS encoding four-carbon acid sugar kinase family protein: MKIGVVADDITGANDIGSMFAKAGYRVHVYLWDRFDSASLAGEQPDVCIIDTSSRLDAPDVAYGKVAAATQHLQQAGCRQFFNKTCSVFRGNIGAEFDAMLDRLDETFAVVVLGFPKNGRLTIDGVHYVHGQLLEESPFRHDPIHPMTRSNLVAILQAQTRRAVALVDHRLIAQGADALRGQVAALRGRCHYLILDVPDQAALRTIAQAVGEQRVLCGSSALAEELPAVWGPPAPARQPEALPSFGSRRVLGAAGSLTPQTIAQIDHLRARGTPLVEVNTVALFDAQERQAEIAQAVALLAAHTARGADPLVYAANRPEIVASTRAEGARAGLLATEVARVVEETLAEIVACTLERTDGRRVVVAGGETSAAICRRLGIGGVRIWQEIQPGLPSCISLTERPLLLVLKSGSFGTADFLELAVDQLTRIEPLPAHDP; the protein is encoded by the coding sequence ATGAAGATCGGCGTGGTTGCGGACGACATCACAGGCGCGAACGATATCGGCAGCATGTTCGCCAAGGCCGGGTATCGCGTCCATGTGTATCTGTGGGACCGCTTCGATTCGGCATCGCTGGCGGGCGAGCAGCCCGATGTCTGCATCATCGACACCAGCTCGCGGCTGGATGCGCCGGATGTCGCCTACGGGAAGGTGGCTGCGGCGACGCAGCACTTGCAGCAGGCGGGCTGTCGCCAGTTCTTCAACAAGACCTGCTCGGTCTTCCGGGGCAATATCGGCGCGGAGTTCGATGCCATGCTGGATCGGCTCGATGAGACGTTTGCCGTCGTTGTGCTGGGCTTTCCCAAGAATGGGCGGCTGACGATCGATGGCGTGCATTACGTGCACGGCCAGCTTCTGGAAGAGTCGCCCTTCCGCCACGATCCGATCCATCCGATGACCCGCTCCAACCTGGTCGCGATCCTCCAGGCGCAGACCCGGCGCGCGGTCGCGCTCGTCGATCACCGCCTCATCGCGCAGGGAGCCGACGCGCTGCGCGGGCAAGTCGCGGCGCTTCGTGGTCGCTGCCACTACCTGATTCTGGATGTCCCGGATCAGGCGGCGCTGCGCACGATCGCGCAGGCGGTCGGCGAGCAGCGCGTCCTGTGTGGCAGCTCGGCGCTGGCGGAAGAGCTGCCAGCGGTGTGGGGGCCGCCCGCCCCGGCGCGGCAGCCAGAGGCGCTGCCGTCGTTCGGCTCGCGCCGCGTCCTGGGCGCTGCCGGAAGCCTGACGCCGCAGACGATTGCCCAGATCGACCATCTGCGCGCCAGGGGAACGCCGCTGGTCGAGGTGAATACAGTCGCCCTGTTCGATGCGCAGGAGCGTCAGGCCGAGATCGCGCAGGCGGTCGCGCTGCTGGCCGCGCATACGGCCCGTGGCGCAGACCCGCTGGTGTATGCCGCGAATCGCCCGGAGATCGTCGCCAGCACACGCGCCGAGGGCGCGCGCGCCGGGCTGCTCGCCACCGAGGTCGCCCGTGTGGTCGAAGAAACGCTGGCGGAGATCGTCGCCTGCACGCTGGAACGGACGGATGGGCGACGGGTGGTGGTGGCGGGCGGCGAGACATCGGCAGCGATCTGTCGCCGCCTCGGGATCGGCGGCGTGCGGATCTGGCAGGAGATTCAGCCCGGCCTGCCCTCGTGTATCTCGCTGACGGAGCGACCGCTGCTGCTGGTGCTCAAATCGGGCAGCTTTGGCACCGCCGATTTTTTGGAGCTGGCTGTTGATCAGCTTACGCGGATCGAGCCGCTGCCAGCGCACGACCCATGA